The Deinococcus aerophilus region CCTGCAACACCAGCCGGACCTGCGCGACGCCCTGACCTACGAAGAAGGCGGCGAGCGCCACGCCATCAGCTTCATGGTGCCGCGCAGCAAGGAGGACCTCAGGCGCATCGGCGAGGCCCACCGCATCCGGGCCAATTACTCGCTGGGCTTCCTGGGCCGCGCGCCGGACTACATGAACGCCAACGTGATGGCGGCGGGGATGGGCGCCGAGTACTTCGGCCAGTGCGATGCCAGCCGCCCCGGCAGCGGGGAGCGCGACTTCGCCGCCAACATGCGCCGCTACTACGAGCACGTGCGCGACAATGATCTGTGCCTGACGCACGCCCTGACCAATCCACAGGTCAACCGCGCCAAACAGGCCTCCGAGATGCCTGACCCCTACATCGCGCTGGGCGTGGTGGAGGAAACCGACGCGGGCGTCGTGGTGCGCGGCGCGCGGATGATGGCGACCCTGCCGATTGCCGACGAGATTCTGGTGTTTCCGTCCACGGTCCTCAAGGAAAACGCCGACAAGAGCAAATACGCGATGGGCTTCGGCATTCCCACCAACACGCCGGGCCTGAGCTTCCAGTGCCGCGAACCCATCGACGTGGGCCGCGACCCCGAGGACCATCCCCTCGCCAGCCGCTTCGACGAGCAGGACGCTTTCGTGATCTTCGACGACGTGCTCGTGCCGTGGGAACGTGTCTTCCTGCTGTACGACGTGGAACTCGCGAACAAGGCCTACGCCCGGACCGACGCCGTGCTGCACATGGCATATCAGGTGGTCAACCTCAAGATCGCCAAGACGGAAGCCTTCCTGGGCACCGCCCAGAGCATCGTGGACGCGATTGGCAGCGGGCAGTTCCAGCACGTTCAGAGCAAGGTTGCCGAGATCATCGTGATGCTCGAGATCATGAAGGGTCTGGAGGCCGCGGCCCGCGAGGGCGCCGAGCCCAACGAGTACGGTGTGATGACCCCGGCCCGGGGCCCCCTGGACGCCGCGCGCAACTACTATCCGGCCAACCACGCCCGCCTGCCGGAGCTGCTGCAGTTGCTGGGCGCCTCGGGCATCATCATGATGCCGAGCAAGGCCGACCGCGAGGGACCGCTGGGCGAGCAGATTGCCAAGTACCTGCAGGCGGGCCGCGCCACGGCGGAGGAACGCCTGAAGCTGTTCC contains the following coding sequences:
- the hpaB gene encoding 4-hydroxyphenylacetate 3-monooxygenase, oxygenase component, which encodes MAAITGQQFLDRLQKNPPTLYIDGERITDPTTHPSTRNMCASLAGLYDLQHQPDLRDALTYEEGGERHAISFMVPRSKEDLRRIGEAHRIRANYSLGFLGRAPDYMNANVMAAGMGAEYFGQCDASRPGSGERDFAANMRRYYEHVRDNDLCLTHALTNPQVNRAKQASEMPDPYIALGVVEETDAGVVVRGARMMATLPIADEILVFPSTVLKENADKSKYAMGFGIPTNTPGLSFQCREPIDVGRDPEDHPLASRFDEQDAFVIFDDVLVPWERVFLLYDVELANKAYARTDAVLHMAYQVVNLKIAKTEAFLGTAQSIVDAIGSGQFQHVQSKVAEIIVMLEIMKGLEAAAREGAEPNEYGVMTPARGPLDAARNYYPANHARLPELLQLLGASGIIMMPSKADREGPLGEQIAKYLQAGRATAEERLKLFRLAWDMSMSSFAGRQTLYERYFFGDPVRMHSALYEVFDKQPYVDRIHAFLEREDRREAVAADD